A single region of the Actinoplanes sp. SE50/110 genome encodes:
- a CDS encoding tetratricopeptide repeat protein: MAEIYRSAAAENERGEVLRRAGRPAEATEHFSRALAALLTSSDPDPATHAAILDNLALVAHERGDLAEAKRHLVRSLQVGPLVGDPVGRAITYDNLGVVEVELARAGHGRREAHLGEAERHFAAAERLFRSVLPDAVDDYLRSVLNRADAAELRGDLDRVDRLSRHAAEVAAHHAIAPENALEAVTMRGGFLHQRRNRPRVAVELLTARLPALLPGCPPASSMAALAVLLRAATATGDPVLIEDVTARITELGEPGTSKAKIMARR; this comes from the coding sequence GTGGCGGAGATCTACCGGAGTGCGGCGGCCGAGAACGAGCGCGGCGAGGTGCTGCGCCGTGCCGGCCGCCCGGCGGAGGCGACCGAGCACTTCTCTCGCGCCCTGGCGGCGCTGCTCACCAGCTCGGATCCGGATCCGGCCACGCACGCCGCGATCCTCGACAATCTGGCCCTGGTCGCGCACGAGCGCGGGGACCTGGCCGAGGCGAAACGGCACCTGGTCCGCTCGCTGCAGGTGGGACCGCTGGTCGGCGATCCGGTCGGGCGGGCCATCACGTACGACAATCTGGGTGTCGTCGAGGTCGAGCTGGCCCGCGCCGGGCACGGCCGCCGGGAGGCGCATCTGGGTGAGGCGGAGCGGCATTTCGCCGCGGCCGAGCGACTGTTCCGCAGTGTGCTGCCGGACGCGGTGGACGACTACCTGCGGTCGGTGCTGAACCGGGCGGACGCCGCCGAGCTGCGCGGTGACCTGGATCGGGTGGACCGGCTGAGCCGGCATGCCGCCGAGGTGGCCGCGCATCACGCGATCGCGCCGGAGAACGCTCTGGAGGCGGTGACCATGCGCGGCGGTTTCCTGCATCAGCGGCGGAACCGGCCGCGGGTGGCGGTGGAGCTGCTGACCGCCCGGTTGCCGGCACTGCTGCCGGGCTGCCCGCCGGCATCGAGCATGGCGGCGCTGGCGGTGTTGTTGCGGGCGGCGACCGCGACCGGGGATCCGGTGCTGATCGAGGACGTCACGGCGCGGATCACCGAACTCGGCGAACCGGGCACATCGAAGGCGAAAATCATGGCGCGGCGTTAA
- a CDS encoding esterase family protein, giving the protein MGGGRWRTIRLPLPALHTSMTARVWSPAGDGDRLLIAHDGPEYESQTGLTARLPGCHVALLPPGELREDWYAASPAYARALALEIVPRLRARLGARPVVGAGASLGALAMLHAQRSFPAGFAGLFLQSGSFFQPRHDRQESGFAHWSRIVRYVRRVLTATRGPAVPVTLTCGSAEENLANNRDMADALDKQGYATTLAVVPGGHDWATWRTALDPHLTALLNQAWPE; this is encoded by the coding sequence ATGGGTGGTGGCCGCTGGCGAACGATCCGCCTGCCGCTGCCCGCCCTGCACACGTCGATGACCGCGCGGGTCTGGTCCCCGGCCGGGGATGGCGACCGGCTGCTGATCGCCCACGACGGTCCGGAGTACGAGTCGCAGACCGGTCTGACGGCGCGCCTGCCCGGGTGTCATGTGGCGCTGCTGCCGCCCGGTGAGCTCCGGGAGGACTGGTATGCGGCGTCACCCGCGTACGCGAGAGCCCTGGCCCTGGAGATCGTCCCGCGGCTGCGGGCGCGGCTGGGCGCGCGACCCGTCGTCGGCGCCGGCGCCAGCCTGGGCGCGCTGGCCATGTTGCACGCCCAGCGGTCGTTCCCGGCCGGCTTCGCCGGGCTGTTCCTGCAGTCGGGGAGTTTCTTCCAGCCCCGCCACGACCGCCAGGAGTCGGGTTTCGCGCACTGGTCGCGGATCGTGCGGTATGTGCGCCGGGTGCTGACCGCCACCCGCGGCCCGGCCGTGCCAGTGACCCTGACCTGCGGTTCCGCCGAGGAAAACCTGGCGAACAACCGGGACATGGCGGATGCGCTGGACAAACAGGGGTATGCCACGACTCTCGCCGTCGTCCCGGGCGGGCATGACTGGGCGACGTGGCGCACCGCGCTGGACCCACATCTGACCGCCCTGCTGAACCAAGCCTGGCCTGAGTGA
- a CDS encoding cytochrome P450 translates to MQALRFAAALYQRQLAINYWGRVRRDPLSRLHLAEGRNDPYAVYDEVRAHGPLMPTRLGNYTTATHAVCNSVLRDRRFGPRAVEMNGPGAPGDQIDMSFLDKDPPDHTRLRRLAQPAFSPKQIAGYRPRVEQVVGDLLDAAAAKGTFDLVSEFAAPLPIAVISDLLGIPDADADAFAEHGAVVGSALDGVRSLRHAAALIAASNAMDDVFIRLFALRRREPADDAVSRILAAEGDQIQSHELLPMCRLLLVAGFETTVNLIGNAVNALLDHPDQWAALAADPAGLADAAVEETLRWDSPVQRTARCAREDVEVAGRTVRRGQFVVCLLGGANRDPAVYADADRFDIRRVPEADHLAFSSGIHYCVGAPLARLEAGVALRMLAERMPDLRRAGRLRRRDASIIRGPRSLLVAAGSRARPVSV, encoded by the coding sequence ATGCAGGCTCTGCGCTTCGCCGCCGCGTTGTACCAGCGTCAACTAGCCATCAACTACTGGGGCCGGGTGCGGCGGGATCCACTGTCCCGCCTGCACCTGGCCGAGGGGCGCAACGACCCGTACGCCGTATACGACGAGGTCCGCGCCCACGGCCCGCTGATGCCGACCCGGCTCGGCAACTACACCACCGCCACCCACGCGGTCTGCAACAGCGTGCTGCGCGACCGCAGATTCGGCCCGCGCGCGGTCGAGATGAACGGGCCGGGTGCCCCGGGCGACCAGATCGACATGTCCTTCCTGGACAAGGATCCGCCGGACCACACCCGGCTGCGCCGCCTCGCCCAGCCGGCGTTCAGCCCCAAGCAGATCGCCGGTTACCGCCCGCGGGTCGAGCAGGTGGTCGGCGACCTGCTCGACGCGGCCGCCGCCAAGGGCACCTTCGACCTGGTGAGCGAGTTCGCCGCGCCGCTGCCGATCGCGGTGATCTCCGACCTGCTGGGCATCCCGGACGCGGACGCCGACGCGTTCGCCGAGCACGGCGCGGTGGTCGGCAGCGCCCTCGACGGGGTCCGTTCGCTGCGGCACGCGGCCGCGCTGATCGCCGCCAGCAACGCGATGGACGACGTGTTCATCCGGCTGTTCGCGCTGCGCCGCCGGGAGCCGGCGGACGACGCGGTAAGCCGGATCCTGGCCGCCGAGGGTGATCAGATCCAGTCACACGAATTGCTGCCGATGTGCCGGCTGCTGCTCGTGGCGGGCTTCGAGACCACCGTCAACCTGATCGGCAACGCGGTCAACGCGCTGCTCGACCACCCGGATCAGTGGGCCGCGCTGGCCGCCGACCCGGCCGGGCTGGCCGATGCGGCGGTCGAGGAGACGCTGCGCTGGGACTCGCCGGTGCAGCGTACGGCGCGCTGCGCGCGCGAGGATGTCGAGGTGGCAGGCCGTACGGTACGGCGCGGCCAGTTCGTCGTCTGCCTGCTCGGCGGGGCCAACCGGGACCCGGCGGTGTACGCGGACGCGGACCGCTTCGACATCCGGCGCGTGCCGGAGGCCGATCACCTGGCCTTCTCCAGCGGCATCCACTACTGCGTGGGTGCGCCGCTGGCCCGCCTGGAGGCCGGGGTCGCGCTGCGGATGCTCGCCGAACGGATGCCCGACCTGCGGCGGGCCGGCCGGCTGCGGCGCCGCGACGCCAGCATCATCCGCGGACCGCGGTCCCTGCTGGTCGCCGCGGGATCCCGGGCCCGGCCGGTGTCGGTCTGA
- a CDS encoding glycoside hydrolase family 9 protein, whose protein sequence is MHLWERSPVIAAAAALLLVGASAPARADEVEQVVNGGFDGTSDPFWSTAGMPISLTDGRACVDVPGGTTNRWDAAIGQNDIDLVAGETYRFSFDASGDAGHVVRAITGLAVSPYDTYVEQSPVLGDLQHYEYTFKAAASTAQGQVAFQVGGSATPWHFCVDNVSLVGGVPPVVYKPDTGPRVRVNQVAYLPDGPKAATVVTAATTPLPWQLKNKKGKVVYEGDTTPRGVDPSSGQNVQTIDFSRWSAAGTGFTITADGETSRPFDIGRTAFRSLRADALKFYYTQRSGIEIRDDLRPGYARPAGHLGVAPNQGDGNVPCQAGVCDYRLDVTGGWYDAGDHGKYVVNGGITVWELLSEYEQSHDVRTVNLSIPESGDRTPDILDEVRWELEFLLKMQAPNGMVHHKVHDQAWTGLPLLPDQDPQPRELHPVSTAATLNLAAVAAQASRIWEKYDPAFAARTLAAARKAYTAAKTNPIALASPSDGTGGGTYDDAKVSDEFYWAAAELYLTTEEKQYRADVLASPENTADVFGAGAFDWGSTAAAGRLDLALIQNNLPGLGRIRKSVAQAADRYLAVQKAQPYGVGYAPANNVWDWGSNSIILNNLVVMSAAHQLTGKQKYRDGVLTGLDYVFGRNALNQSYVTGYGEVSSQNEHSRWYAHELDPSLPHPPNGTLAGGANSSIQDPLAQEKLTGCVAQFCYIDDIQSWSTNEEAINWNAALARVSGYVAELS, encoded by the coding sequence ATGCATCTATGGGAGCGCTCCCCCGTGATCGCCGCGGCCGCCGCCCTCCTGCTCGTGGGGGCTTCCGCCCCGGCCCGGGCGGACGAGGTCGAGCAGGTCGTCAACGGCGGATTCGACGGAACATCCGACCCCTTCTGGTCCACCGCGGGCATGCCGATCAGCCTCACCGACGGCCGGGCCTGCGTGGACGTGCCCGGCGGGACCACCAACCGCTGGGACGCCGCGATCGGGCAGAACGACATCGACCTGGTCGCCGGCGAGACGTACCGGTTCAGCTTCGACGCCTCGGGCGACGCCGGGCACGTGGTCCGGGCGATCACCGGCCTCGCGGTCAGCCCGTACGACACCTATGTCGAGCAGTCGCCCGTCCTCGGCGACCTGCAGCACTACGAGTACACCTTCAAGGCCGCGGCGAGCACCGCGCAGGGCCAGGTCGCCTTCCAGGTCGGCGGCAGCGCCACCCCGTGGCACTTCTGCGTCGACAACGTCTCGCTGGTCGGCGGCGTCCCGCCGGTGGTGTACAAGCCGGACACCGGCCCGCGGGTCCGGGTCAACCAGGTCGCCTATCTGCCGGACGGCCCGAAGGCGGCCACGGTGGTCACCGCCGCGACCACGCCGCTGCCCTGGCAACTCAAGAACAAGAAGGGCAAGGTGGTGTACGAGGGTGACACCACCCCGCGCGGCGTCGACCCGTCGTCCGGCCAGAATGTGCAGACCATCGACTTCAGCCGGTGGAGCGCCGCCGGGACCGGCTTCACCATCACCGCGGACGGGGAGACGTCCCGCCCGTTCGACATCGGCAGGACCGCCTTCCGGTCGCTGCGCGCCGACGCGCTGAAGTTCTACTACACCCAGCGGTCCGGCATCGAGATCCGCGACGATCTGCGGCCCGGGTACGCGCGGCCGGCCGGGCACCTGGGCGTGGCCCCGAACCAGGGTGACGGCAACGTGCCGTGCCAGGCCGGGGTCTGCGACTACCGGCTGGACGTGACCGGCGGCTGGTACGACGCCGGCGACCACGGCAAGTATGTGGTGAACGGCGGCATCACGGTCTGGGAACTGCTGAGCGAGTACGAGCAGTCCCATGACGTACGCACCGTGAATCTCTCCATCCCGGAGAGCGGCGACCGCACGCCGGACATCCTCGACGAGGTCCGCTGGGAGCTCGAGTTCCTGCTGAAGATGCAGGCGCCGAACGGGATGGTGCACCACAAGGTGCACGACCAGGCGTGGACCGGGCTGCCGCTGCTGCCCGACCAGGACCCGCAGCCGCGGGAGCTGCACCCGGTCTCGACCGCCGCGACGCTGAACCTGGCCGCGGTGGCCGCGCAGGCGTCACGGATCTGGGAGAAGTACGACCCGGCGTTCGCGGCCAGGACCCTCGCCGCGGCGCGCAAGGCGTACACCGCGGCCAAGACCAACCCGATCGCGCTGGCCTCGCCGTCGGACGGCACCGGCGGCGGCACCTACGACGACGCGAAGGTCTCCGACGAGTTCTACTGGGCGGCCGCCGAGCTGTACCTGACCACCGAGGAGAAGCAGTACCGCGCGGACGTGCTCGCGTCCCCGGAGAACACCGCGGACGTGTTCGGCGCCGGCGCCTTCGACTGGGGATCCACCGCCGCGGCCGGCCGGCTCGACCTGGCGCTGATCCAGAACAACCTGCCGGGCCTGGGCAGGATCAGGAAGTCGGTGGCCCAGGCCGCGGACAGGTATCTGGCCGTTCAGAAGGCCCAGCCGTACGGCGTGGGCTACGCGCCGGCGAACAACGTCTGGGACTGGGGCTCGAACAGCATCATCCTGAACAACCTCGTGGTGATGTCGGCCGCCCACCAACTGACCGGTAAGCAGAAGTACCGCGACGGCGTGCTGACCGGCCTGGACTACGTGTTCGGCCGCAACGCGCTGAACCAGTCGTACGTGACCGGCTACGGCGAGGTCTCGTCGCAGAACGAGCACAGCCGGTGGTACGCCCACGAGCTGGACCCGAGCCTGCCGCACCCACCGAACGGCACGCTGGCCGGCGGCGCCAACTCCTCGATCCAGGATCCGCTGGCGCAGGAGAAGCTGACGGGCTGCGTCGCCCAGTTCTGCTACATCGACGACATCCAGTCCTGGTCCACCAATGAGGAGGCGATCAACTGGAACGCCGCGCTGGCCCGCGTCTCGGGTTACGTCGCGGAACTGTCCTAG
- a CDS encoding DUF5990 family protein has protein sequence MRIRIEGRELPQTPELRLNNVHVGVQRRAEVVGRVPVTAGSAVWEMDVEVREVDGLIDVGGPWVHGSPGARFLYLSWGAVHDGEFAMFRRAKLLFGDVPGALLRGAVAGEGVLVGRLGLTDSAGDPLCARVRPPVIAWTLSPFS, from the coding sequence ATGCGGATCCGGATCGAGGGGCGGGAGCTGCCGCAGACACCGGAACTGCGGCTCAACAACGTGCACGTGGGGGTGCAGCGGCGGGCCGAGGTGGTCGGCCGGGTGCCGGTGACCGCGGGCAGCGCCGTCTGGGAGATGGACGTCGAGGTGCGCGAGGTCGACGGGCTGATCGACGTGGGCGGGCCATGGGTGCACGGGTCGCCCGGGGCGCGGTTCCTCTACCTGAGCTGGGGGGCGGTGCACGACGGGGAGTTCGCGATGTTCCGCCGGGCGAAGTTGCTCTTCGGGGACGTTCCCGGTGCGCTGCTGCGGGGAGCCGTGGCGGGGGAGGGGGTGCTGGTGGGCCGGCTCGGGCTGACCGATTCCGCCGGCGATCCGCTGTGCGCCCGGGTCCGGCCGCCGGTCATCGCCTGGACCCTTTCCCCGTTCTCGTGA
- a CDS encoding RimK family alpha-L-glutamate ligase — translation MIGGDVADVEHTIGMLLGTEDDWPRAFESLLRRLGTVAGPDGRSHRTRAVRVTIEPFNLRDQPKHDLVIDRLAYWYYHPREWLKKIALMDGVYLLNSPFTFQSMEKHAAYCAMMRLGLKVPETVLVPFKNPLDNSRWAYTAARYNNPFDLEATAASIGYPLYMKPYDGGAWVGVSKIRNAQELHAAYDASGERLMHLQASVEDYDVFARSLTIGPETMVMRFLPDQPMHARYQVDHHFLSDAAGDEVVTVSRLVNAFFRWEFNSCESLVRGDEVFPIDYANACPDVALTSLHYYFPWAMTALLRWSVFCVVTGRRMRLDTDTADYFAIADDPDRSYPEKLSGYRDLADRYFEIDRYREFCDTHLGAVDDIVYDWVTSEEFRSLLRETVRAMYPVHEHEKFLGHFGGLIDAWIRDQGR, via the coding sequence GTGATCGGAGGCGACGTGGCCGACGTCGAGCACACCATCGGCATGCTGCTGGGCACCGAGGACGACTGGCCGCGCGCTTTCGAGTCGCTGTTGCGCCGGCTCGGCACGGTCGCCGGCCCGGACGGGCGTTCGCACCGGACCCGGGCGGTGCGGGTCACCATCGAGCCGTTCAATCTGCGGGATCAGCCGAAGCACGACCTGGTCATCGACCGGCTGGCGTACTGGTACTACCACCCCCGGGAGTGGCTGAAGAAGATCGCCCTGATGGACGGGGTGTACCTGTTGAACAGCCCGTTCACCTTCCAGTCGATGGAGAAGCACGCGGCGTACTGCGCGATGATGCGGCTCGGGCTGAAGGTGCCGGAGACGGTGCTGGTGCCGTTCAAGAATCCACTGGACAACTCCCGCTGGGCGTACACCGCGGCGCGGTACAACAACCCGTTCGATCTGGAGGCGACGGCCGCCTCGATCGGCTATCCGCTGTACATGAAGCCGTACGACGGGGGCGCCTGGGTCGGGGTCTCCAAGATCCGCAATGCGCAGGAGCTGCATGCCGCGTACGACGCGTCCGGTGAGCGCCTGATGCACCTGCAGGCCTCGGTGGAGGATTACGACGTGTTCGCCCGCTCGCTGACCATCGGTCCGGAGACGATGGTGATGCGGTTCCTGCCGGACCAGCCGATGCACGCCCGCTACCAGGTCGACCACCACTTCCTGTCGGATGCGGCGGGAGACGAGGTGGTGACCGTCTCCCGGTTGGTGAACGCGTTCTTCCGGTGGGAGTTCAACTCGTGCGAGTCGCTGGTCCGCGGCGACGAGGTGTTCCCGATCGACTATGCGAACGCCTGCCCGGACGTGGCGCTGACCTCGCTGCACTACTACTTTCCGTGGGCGATGACGGCGCTGCTGCGATGGAGTGTCTTCTGTGTGGTCACCGGCCGGCGGATGCGGCTGGACACGGACACCGCCGACTACTTCGCGATCGCCGACGACCCGGACCGGTCGTACCCGGAGAAGCTGTCGGGTTATCGGGATCTGGCGGACCGGTATTTCGAGATCGACCGGTACCGCGAGTTCTGCGACACGCATCTGGGCGCGGTCGACGACATCGTCTACGACTGGGTGACCTCGGAGGAGTTCCGTTCGCTGCTGCGCGAAACCGTCCGGGCGATGTACCCGGTGCACGAGCACGAGAAGTTTCTCGGCCACTTCGGCGGCCTGATCGACGCCTGGATTCGTGACCAGGGGCGTTGA